In one window of Paraflavitalea soli DNA:
- a CDS encoding GntR family transcriptional regulator: MQFRESQAIYLQIADYVCEKILLQEWKPEERVPSVRELAVQLEVNPNTVMRTFEFLQQQEIIYNQRGIGYFVSPGALKQAIAYRKLEFTEKDLPQLFRNMYLLGMTPEDLKPWYEKYKQQHFA, from the coding sequence ATGCAATTCAGAGAATCGCAAGCTATATACTTACAGATCGCAGACTATGTGTGCGAGAAGATACTGCTGCAGGAATGGAAGCCTGAAGAAAGGGTGCCTTCGGTTCGTGAGCTGGCAGTACAGCTGGAAGTAAACCCCAATACCGTGATGCGCACGTTCGAATTCCTGCAACAACAGGAGATCATTTACAACCAGCGGGGCATTGGTTATTTCGTATCACCGGGCGCCTTGAAGCAGGCCATAGCCTACCGCAAACTGGAGTTTACGGAAAAAGACCTGCCACAGCTTTTCCGTAATATGTACCTGCTGGGTATGACGCCGGAAGACCTGAAGCCCTGGTATGAAAAATATAAACAACAACATTTCGCTTAA
- a CDS encoding MlaE family ABC transporter permease, translated as MTLFTEFGRYLLMIKGMFSKPENGKMYWKEFMHQCGEIGIGSLGIVVLISFFIGAVSTLQTAYQLVSPIIPRSTIAQIVRDTIILEFAPTLVCIVLAGVIGSKIASELGNMRVSEQIDALEIMGINTKTYLVLPKIVAALLTIPMLIIIAGGLGIWGGRLAGTLSGILSPQEFDTGLLNAFVPYNVFFALIKAYVFAFIISSISAFYGYHVNGGALEIGRASTKSVVVSCISILFADYILSQLLLSN; from the coding sequence ATGACACTATTTACCGAATTTGGCCGCTACCTGTTGATGATTAAAGGCATGTTCTCCAAGCCGGAGAACGGCAAGATGTATTGGAAGGAATTCATGCACCAATGCGGTGAGATAGGTATTGGCTCCCTGGGTATCGTAGTGTTGATCTCCTTCTTCATCGGGGCGGTATCAACGCTGCAAACAGCTTACCAGTTGGTAAGCCCCATTATCCCCAGGAGCACCATTGCACAGATCGTGCGTGATACCATCATCCTGGAGTTTGCTCCTACCCTGGTCTGTATTGTACTGGCCGGTGTAATAGGCAGTAAAATAGCCAGTGAGCTGGGCAATATGCGCGTGAGCGAACAAATAGATGCACTGGAGATCATGGGTATCAATACCAAGACCTACCTGGTATTGCCCAAGATAGTGGCCGCATTGCTTACCATCCCCATGCTGATCATTATTGCAGGCGGACTGGGCATCTGGGGCGGCAGGCTGGCAGGCACCCTGTCGGGCATTCTTTCTCCCCAGGAATTCGATACTGGACTCTTAAATGCTTTTGTACCGTACAATGTGTTCTTTGCGTTGATAAAAGCCTATGTTTTTGCATTCATCATTTCCAGCATCTCTGCTTTTTATGGCTACCATGTGAATGGCGGCGCGCTGGAGATCGGCAGGGCCAGTACCAAATCGGTAGTCGTTAGTTGTATCTCTATACTATTTGCTGATTATATATTGTCGCAATTATTGTTAAGCAATTAA
- a CDS encoding M20 metallopeptidase family protein — MSSLKEKIQSLANSYAPGFIDIRHHLHAHPELSYQEVETSQFIQQKLQEFGIPYQVMATTGVVGLIKGRNPDKRIIALRADIDALPILEENNVPYKSTREGVMHACGHDVHTTCLLGAAKILQELRDEWEGTVKLIFQPGEERNPGGASILIKEGVLTNPAPEAIFGLHVHPQLAVGQLSFRGGQVMASADEIYITIKGKGGHAAAPHLTVDTILIASHLIVSLQQIISRNRNPLSPSVLSICSIQGGHTTNVIPSEVKLMGTFRALDEAWRFKAHELIRSNAVGLVHAMGGEIDLHIDVGYPTVYNHEALNATARKLAEDYMGAEHVETTEMRMGAEDFGYYTQLIPGCFYRLGVMNEAKGITSGVHTPTFNIDESAIETGMGMMAWLGASASME, encoded by the coding sequence ATGAGTAGCCTGAAAGAAAAAATACAAAGCCTGGCTAATTCTTATGCGCCGGGTTTTATAGATATACGGCATCATTTACATGCCCATCCTGAGCTTAGTTACCAGGAAGTTGAAACCTCTCAGTTCATACAGCAAAAACTACAGGAATTTGGTATCCCATACCAGGTAATGGCCACTACTGGTGTAGTAGGATTGATCAAAGGCAGAAATCCTGATAAAAGGATCATTGCCCTGCGTGCAGATATTGATGCCCTCCCCATATTGGAAGAGAACAATGTTCCCTATAAGTCTACCCGCGAGGGTGTCATGCATGCCTGCGGCCATGATGTACATACCACCTGCCTGTTGGGCGCCGCTAAAATATTGCAGGAATTAAGGGATGAATGGGAGGGAACTGTAAAACTCATCTTCCAGCCTGGTGAAGAACGCAACCCCGGCGGGGCCAGTATCCTCATCAAAGAAGGCGTATTGACCAATCCTGCGCCGGAAGCCATTTTCGGATTGCATGTACACCCCCAGCTGGCCGTGGGCCAACTTAGTTTCCGCGGCGGACAGGTAATGGCCAGCGCCGATGAGATCTATATCACCATCAAAGGCAAGGGTGGGCACGCAGCAGCGCCCCATTTAACCGTTGATACCATCCTGATCGCCTCTCACCTTATTGTGAGCCTGCAGCAGATCATCAGCCGCAACAGGAATCCCCTTTCCCCTTCAGTACTGTCTATTTGCTCCATACAAGGCGGTCATACTACCAATGTGATACCCAGTGAAGTAAAGCTGATGGGCACTTTCCGTGCCCTGGATGAGGCATGGCGCTTTAAAGCCCATGAACTGATCCGTAGCAACGCCGTGGGACTGGTACATGCTATGGGTGGTGAAATAGACCTGCACATCGACGTGGGTTACCCTACCGTCTACAACCATGAGGCCCTGAATGCTACCGCCCGTAAGCTGGCCGAGGATTATATGGGTGCAGAACACGTAGAGACCACCGAAATGCGGATGGGTGCAGAAGACTTTGGCTACTATACCCAACTGATCCCTGGTTGCTTTTACAGATTGGGCGTAATGAATGAAGCCAAAGGCATCACTTCCGGCGTACATACCCCTACCTTCAACATTGACGAAAGTGCTATTGAAACAGGTATGGGCATGATGGCCTGGTTGGGTGCCAGTGCAAGTATGGAATAA
- a CDS encoding ABC transporter ATP-binding protein, with translation MSNYIIETQRLDFLFRSGQPILQQLSLQVPKGSIYGFLGPNGAGKTTTLRLILGLLRKQEGSITLFGKELAQQRIEILRRLGSLIEQPSLYLHLTGRQNLEMFRLSYQCPKKRIDEVLEMVRLTDAANKKAKAYSLGMKQRLSIAIALLHDPELLILDEPTNGLDPSGIIETRELIKMLNREQGKTILVSSHMLAEVEKMATHVGIINKGKLLFQGPLQDLQRLKSKQSAIEIEVNDTAKAQKVLNGHFPVKEVNGTKLLVHFESREKVALLNRTLIEQGVEVYHLGLTQNDLENLFIQITSE, from the coding sequence ATGAGTAATTATATTATTGAGACCCAGCGACTGGACTTTTTGTTCCGGTCCGGGCAACCCATCCTTCAACAGTTAAGTTTACAGGTCCCTAAAGGAAGCATCTATGGTTTTCTGGGACCCAATGGGGCCGGTAAAACAACCACCCTGCGGCTGATACTGGGCCTGCTCAGGAAGCAGGAAGGTAGTATCACCCTGTTTGGAAAAGAACTGGCCCAACAGCGGATCGAGATCCTGCGCAGATTGGGGTCATTGATAGAGCAGCCGTCATTGTACCTGCACCTTACAGGCAGGCAGAACCTGGAAATGTTCCGTCTTTCTTACCAATGCCCGAAGAAAAGGATCGATGAAGTGCTGGAGATGGTAAGGCTTACGGATGCGGCCAATAAGAAGGCCAAAGCCTATTCATTGGGTATGAAGCAGCGACTGTCGATCGCTATTGCGCTGTTGCATGATCCGGAACTGTTGATATTGGATGAGCCTACCAATGGACTGGACCCCAGCGGGATCATTGAGACGCGTGAACTGATCAAAATGCTGAACCGGGAACAAGGCAAGACCATCCTTGTATCGAGCCATATGCTGGCTGAGGTAGAAAAGATGGCCACGCATGTAGGGATTATCAATAAAGGAAAACTGTTGTTCCAGGGGCCTTTGCAGGATCTGCAGCGATTGAAATCAAAGCAGTCGGCCATCGAAATAGAAGTGAACGATACGGCAAAAGCGCAAAAGGTATTGAACGGCCATTTTCCGGTGAAGGAAGTGAATGGCACCAAACTGCTGGTACATTTTGAGAGCAGGGAAAAAGTGGCGTTGTTGAACAGAACGCTCATAGAGCAGGGGGTGGAAGTATATCACCTGGGGCTTACGCAAAATGACCTGGAAAACTTATTTATTCAAATCACATCCGAATAA
- a CDS encoding ABC transporter ATP-binding protein, producing MVNIQQLHFGYRKKKVFTGLSLQLQPGHIYGLLGKNGTGKSTLLRNIAGLLFPDQGSIDVMGFEPGKRQPAFLQEVFMVPEEFYLPNIPLQQLVNNLSPFYPRFNQQQFGKYILEFEIPVDTKLESMSYGQKKKVLISFGLACNTSVLLMDEPTNGLDIMSKSQFRKVMAGAIDENKCVIISTHQVKDLENLIDRITIIDEGAILFDQTIEDISRKLSFRISFDQEEVRHALYSESSLRGNAIITPNMDGEESRIDLELLYKAIVTNRQPIQSAFNS from the coding sequence ATGGTCAATATTCAACAATTGCACTTTGGCTACCGTAAGAAAAAGGTATTTACGGGATTGAGCCTGCAGTTACAACCCGGCCATATTTACGGCTTACTGGGCAAGAATGGCACAGGCAAGTCGACCCTGCTGCGCAATATTGCGGGCCTTTTGTTTCCCGACCAGGGCAGTATTGATGTAATGGGCTTTGAGCCGGGCAAGCGCCAGCCGGCCTTTTTGCAGGAAGTATTTATGGTACCCGAAGAGTTTTACCTGCCCAATATTCCCCTGCAGCAACTGGTGAATAACCTATCGCCCTTTTATCCCCGTTTCAATCAGCAACAGTTTGGCAAATATATCCTGGAGTTTGAGATCCCGGTCGATACCAAACTCGAGAGTATGAGTTATGGGCAGAAAAAGAAAGTACTCATCAGTTTTGGCCTTGCCTGCAATACTTCCGTGTTGTTGATGGACGAGCCAACCAATGGATTGGATATCATGAGTAAAAGCCAGTTTCGCAAGGTTATGGCCGGTGCTATCGATGAAAACAAATGTGTGATCATCAGTACCCACCAGGTAAAGGACCTGGAAAACCTGATAGACCGGATCACCATTATCGATGAGGGTGCGATCCTGTTTGACCAGACCATCGAAGATATCTCCCGCAAGTTGTCGTTCCGTATTTCATTCGACCAGGAGGAAGTAAGACATGCTTTGTACAGTGAAAGTTCCCTGCGTGGCAATGCGATCATTACCCCCAATATGGATGGTGAAGAGAGCAGGATAGATCTTGAACTGCTGTACAAGGCCATTGTTACTAACCGTCAACCCATTCAATCCGCTTTTAATTCTTAA
- a CDS encoding ABC transporter permease: MASFIINTKVELWKCRKTAAYWLTLLASAFVSIVSFLMLVSKPEHFAQKLKTDAWRSYMNMSWQPAAAFFLPMYVILVTSLVVQIEYRNNTWKQVYASPRSYADVFFSKFLVIHLLILASLLLFNCFMILTGYTANIVVSGYTFFDTAIPWKDMLIITGKMYASILAVTAIQYWLSLRLRNYIAPVGIGLALLITALMIIEWEKIHIYPYAYTALTYFRNLNKGDQTHQYYSYVWFVGVLLLAFWDTVKRKERG, translated from the coding sequence ATGGCCTCTTTTATTATCAATACGAAAGTGGAATTGTGGAAATGCCGTAAAACGGCTGCCTATTGGCTCACCTTGTTGGCCAGTGCCTTTGTATCCATTGTTTCCTTCCTGATGCTGGTATCTAAACCGGAACATTTTGCGCAAAAGTTGAAGACAGATGCATGGCGTAGTTATATGAATATGAGCTGGCAGCCCGCTGCTGCTTTCTTTTTGCCCATGTATGTAATACTGGTGACCAGCCTGGTAGTGCAAATTGAATACCGTAACAATACCTGGAAGCAGGTGTACGCCTCACCACGCAGTTATGCAGATGTCTTCTTTTCCAAATTCCTGGTTATTCACCTGCTGATTTTGGCCTCCCTTTTATTGTTTAATTGCTTTATGATCCTAACGGGATATACTGCCAATATAGTGGTGAGCGGCTATACTTTTTTCGATACGGCCATTCCCTGGAAGGATATGTTGATCATAACGGGCAAGATGTATGCTTCGATCCTGGCTGTGACGGCTATTCAATACTGGCTAAGTCTGCGCCTGAGGAATTACATCGCTCCGGTAGGTATCGGGCTGGCCTTGCTGATCACTGCACTCATGATCATTGAGTGGGAAAAGATCCATATTTATCCCTATGCCTATACGGCGCTTACCTATTTCAGAAACCTGAATAAAGGGGATCAGACACACCAATATTATTCTTATGTATGGTTTGTGGGCGTGCTGTTGCTGGCCTTCTGGGATACGGTGAAGCGGAAGGAGAGGGGGTGA
- a CDS encoding SPOR domain-containing protein: MKNLIAILSLLICIQSFGQTDTSSVIVHKDARIDMLVKKQVEINEITTRNARRFVPGFRILVVNTNDRNKALSAKSKLYQQFPDLTVYLMYQAPFYKLKAGNFKERKDADDYLPNIQRLFPTGVYVVRDTIEVNPDPSASEKP; the protein is encoded by the coding sequence ATGAAGAACCTTATTGCGATATTGTCCTTATTGATCTGCATTCAATCATTCGGACAAACCGATACCAGCTCAGTGATCGTTCACAAAGATGCACGCATTGACATGCTCGTAAAAAAGCAGGTAGAGATCAATGAGATCACCACCCGCAATGCCCGGCGTTTTGTGCCAGGTTTCCGCATCCTGGTCGTCAATACCAATGATCGCAATAAAGCCCTTAGCGCCAAATCAAAATTATACCAGCAGTTTCCCGACCTCACCGTATACCTCATGTACCAGGCCCCCTTCTACAAATTGAAAGCCGGTAACTTCAAAGAACGCAAAGACGCAGATGATTACCTGCCCAATATCCAGCGCCTGTTCCCTACCGGTGTATATGTGGTAAGAGATACCATTGAAGTGAATCCCGATCCATCGGCGTCCGAAAAACCGTAA
- a CDS encoding ABC transporter ATP-binding protein, with translation MIEVKDIKKGFGEKQVLKGVNVKMEAGKCNLIIGASGSGKTVFMKCLVGLFEPDEGEILYNGINFLTMDDEQRKDIRKQIGMLFQGSALFDSQTVEQNIMFPLDMFTKDNYATKLKRVNEVLDRVKLKDVNKKFPAELSGGMKKRVGIARAIVLNPKYLFCDEPNSGLDPQTSLVIDKLIKEITVEYEITTIVNTHDMNSVMEIGDHIIYMHQGQKEWEGNNKEIIFSKNELLNEFIFASEFLKDAKDMRMLEQTGKIDNDRNMDEMIK, from the coding sequence ATGATAGAAGTAAAAGATATCAAGAAGGGCTTTGGAGAAAAGCAGGTGCTTAAAGGCGTCAATGTGAAAATGGAAGCCGGTAAGTGCAACCTGATCATTGGCGCCAGCGGCAGTGGCAAAACGGTATTCATGAAATGCCTGGTAGGCCTTTTTGAACCCGATGAAGGCGAGATCCTGTACAATGGTATCAACTTCCTCACCATGGATGATGAGCAGCGCAAGGATATCCGCAAGCAGATCGGTATGCTGTTTCAGGGTTCTGCTTTATTTGATAGCCAGACGGTGGAACAGAACATTATGTTCCCGCTCGACATGTTCACCAAAGACAACTATGCCACCAAGCTGAAGCGGGTAAATGAAGTGCTGGACCGTGTGAAGCTGAAAGATGTCAACAAGAAATTCCCGGCAGAGCTGAGTGGTGGTATGAAAAAACGGGTGGGTATTGCCCGCGCCATCGTGCTCAATCCCAAATACCTGTTTTGCGATGAACCCAACTCGGGCCTTGATCCCCAAACATCCCTGGTCATCGATAAGCTGATCAAAGAGATCACCGTGGAATATGAGATTACCACCATTGTCAATACGCACGATATGAACAGCGTAATGGAAATTGGTGATCACATCATTTACATGCACCAGGGGCAGAAAGAGTGGGAAGGCAATAATAAAGAGATCATCTTCAGTAAAAATGAATTGCTCAATGAATTCATCTTCGCTTCTGAATTCTTAAAGGACGCCAAAGACATGCGTATGCTGGAACAAACCGGCAAGATCGATAATGACAGGAATATGGATGAAATGATCAAATGA
- a CDS encoding NADP-dependent malic enzyme, with translation MKKEFIREQALEYHAKGRPGKIEVIPTKETKTQRDLSLAYSPGVAEPCREIEANPEAVYKYTAKGNLVGVISNGTAVLGLGDIGPEAGKPVMEGKGVLFKIFADIDVFDIEINEKDPEKFVQIVKALEPTFGGINLEDIKAPECFYIEQKLKEQMKIPVMHDDQHGTAIISAAALLNAVEIQKKKIEKAKFVVNGAGASAMACTKLYIALGAKKENIRMFDSKGLIHESRTDLDDMKKEFLSTGKNLSLTEALVDADVFIGLSKGNVLSAEMVKSMAKNPIVFAMANPDPEITYEAATSARKDIIMATGRSDYPNQVNNVLGFPFIFRGALDVRATQINEAMKLAAVKALAELARTPVPDIVNLAYNQNNLAFGPEYIIPKPVDPRLLSTVAPAVAKAAIESGVAQIKIDNWEAYAIELEKRLGQDNQVMRILGNKARRDPKRIVFAEADNQKILKAAQIAFEEGIAYPILLGDEKKIRAIANAMKIDLDDMPIIDPRSDDYEERRKIYGDLFFEKRKRRGVNRYEATKMMKDRNYFGTMMVETGDAEGMISGLTRNYPETIRPALQVIGTEPGVKKIAGMYLLLTKRGPIFMADTTVNFNPTAEELADITLMAAQEVRNFNLVPRIAMLSYSNFGSSDSPEAKLVSKARDIVKQKDPGLIVDGEMQASIAFNQEIMKESYPFSELIDQEVNTLIFPNLAAGNVAYNLLKEVGGAEAIGPILLGLKKPVHILQLGSSVRSIYNMALITVIDAQLKCKGNAGEASQKPHWWKKAKK, from the coding sequence ATGAAAAAAGAATTTATTAGAGAACAGGCGCTGGAGTACCATGCCAAAGGAAGACCCGGTAAAATAGAAGTAATCCCCACCAAAGAGACCAAAACCCAAAGAGACCTCTCTCTTGCCTACTCGCCCGGAGTAGCCGAACCTTGCAGAGAAATTGAAGCCAACCCGGAAGCAGTTTATAAATACACCGCCAAAGGCAACCTGGTAGGCGTGATCAGCAATGGCACCGCTGTACTGGGCCTGGGAGATATTGGTCCCGAGGCCGGCAAACCCGTGATGGAAGGCAAGGGCGTACTCTTCAAAATATTTGCCGATATCGACGTATTTGATATTGAGATCAATGAGAAAGACCCCGAAAAGTTTGTACAGATCGTGAAAGCGCTGGAGCCCACTTTCGGAGGTATCAACCTGGAAGATATCAAGGCGCCTGAATGCTTTTACATTGAGCAAAAGCTGAAGGAGCAGATGAAGATACCGGTGATGCACGACGACCAGCATGGCACCGCCATCATCAGCGCGGCCGCCCTGCTCAACGCTGTGGAGATCCAAAAGAAAAAAATAGAGAAGGCAAAGTTTGTAGTGAACGGAGCCGGCGCTTCGGCCATGGCCTGTACCAAACTGTACATAGCGCTGGGTGCTAAGAAAGAGAACATCCGGATGTTTGACAGCAAGGGGCTTATTCATGAAAGCCGTACGGACCTGGATGATATGAAGAAAGAATTCCTGAGTACCGGTAAAAATCTCTCCCTCACGGAAGCCCTGGTAGATGCCGATGTATTTATAGGTCTCAGTAAAGGAAATGTACTCAGTGCCGAAATGGTGAAGTCAATGGCCAAAAATCCCATTGTATTTGCCATGGCCAATCCCGATCCGGAGATCACTTACGAAGCAGCTACCTCCGCCCGCAAGGATATCATCATGGCCACGGGCCGCAGTGATTATCCCAACCAGGTAAACAATGTACTGGGATTTCCCTTCATTTTCCGCGGCGCGCTCGACGTACGTGCCACACAGATCAACGAAGCCATGAAGCTGGCTGCTGTAAAAGCGCTGGCCGAACTGGCACGCACACCTGTACCCGATATTGTAAACCTGGCCTATAACCAGAACAACCTGGCATTTGGCCCCGAATATATTATTCCCAAACCGGTTGACCCTCGTCTCTTATCTACCGTAGCACCTGCCGTGGCCAAAGCTGCTATCGAAAGCGGTGTAGCACAGATAAAGATCGACAATTGGGAAGCCTATGCTATTGAACTGGAAAAACGCCTTGGTCAGGACAACCAGGTAATGCGTATCCTGGGCAATAAAGCCCGCCGCGATCCAAAACGTATTGTCTTTGCCGAAGCAGATAACCAGAAGATCCTGAAAGCTGCCCAGATCGCATTTGAGGAAGGCATTGCCTATCCCATACTGCTGGGTGATGAGAAAAAGATACGTGCCATTGCCAATGCTATGAAGATCGACCTGGATGATATGCCCATTATTGATCCACGCAGTGACGATTATGAGGAGCGCAGGAAGATCTATGGCGACCTGTTCTTTGAAAAAAGAAAACGCCGCGGTGTAAACCGGTATGAGGCTACCAAGATGATGAAGGACCGCAACTATTTTGGCACCATGATGGTGGAAACCGGCGATGCCGAAGGGATGATCTCGGGCCTTACCCGTAATTATCCTGAAACCATTCGTCCGGCCCTGCAGGTGATCGGGACGGAGCCTGGCGTAAAGAAGATTGCCGGTATGTACCTGTTGCTTACCAAACGCGGCCCCATCTTTATGGCCGATACCACGGTCAACTTCAACCCCACAGCGGAAGAGCTGGCTGATATTACCCTGATGGCAGCCCAGGAAGTAAGGAATTTCAACCTGGTGCCCCGCATTGCTATGCTCAGCTATTCCAACTTTGGCAGCAGTGACTCACCCGAAGCCAAGCTGGTATCAAAAGCGCGTGATATAGTAAAGCAGAAAGACCCTGGTTTAATTGTAGATGGTGAAATGCAGGCCAGTATTGCCTTTAACCAGGAGATCATGAAAGAAAGCTATCCTTTCAGTGAACTGATCGATCAGGAAGTGAATACCCTCATTTTCCCCAACCTGGCAGCCGGCAACGTGGCATACAATTTACTGAAAGAAGTAGGGGGTGCAGAAGCCATTGGCCCCATCCTGCTGGGATTGAAGAAACCGGTGCATATCCTGCAGCTGGGCAGCTCAGTAAGGAGCATTTACAATATGGCATTGATCACGGTGATCGATGCACAACTGAAATGTAAGGGCAATGCGGGTGAGGCCAGCCAAAAACCTCATTGGTGGAAGAAGGCAAAAAAATAA
- a CDS encoding CocE/NonD family hydrolase codes for MSKLTATIFLLLLGAIITQAQNPADSKYDRQELMIPMRDGVKLNTVIFTPKAATEKYPFLLRRTPYGVSGAGAPDKGAYVKDLADDGYIFVYQDIRGRYKSEGKFEMQRFSRNKKDPKAIDESTDTYDTFEWLLKNIPNNNGKAGMYGISYDGWTTMQGAIDPHPALIAVSEQATPSDMWLGDDFHHNGAFRLSYGFEYAFMEEAAKTDSLFAFGMHDLYDWYLQLGSLANVNKKYFHNHIPTWNDFASHPHYDAFWQKQSLAYRLDSPRVYTMHVAGWWDQEDFYGPQKAYEVLEKKDRSHKNYIVAGPWNHGGWAGGPGNTLGNINFDKETGPTFRKDIQARWFAYHLKGKGDGNFAEAITFQTGSNVWKNYTSWPPAEAVKQNLYFHPNGQLSFDKPSAPKAFDSYVSDPAHPVPYRSRPIEQTYGPGSRWRTWLTEDQRFVHNRPDVLSWQTDVLQEDMAITGQLWARLFAATTGSDVDWVVKLIDVYPAEYPQDRKMGGYQFMVSNDVFRGRYRKSFEHPEPIVPNKVETYNIDLHTINHVFKKGHRIMVQVQSSWFPIIDRNPQKYVPNIFEAKETDFQAATHSIYRSAQFPSHIELSVMK; via the coding sequence ATGTCAAAACTAACTGCCACGATCTTCCTGCTATTGCTAGGCGCCATCATCACACAGGCGCAAAATCCTGCAGATAGCAAATATGACCGCCAGGAACTAATGATCCCTATGCGCGATGGGGTGAAGCTCAATACCGTGATCTTTACACCCAAAGCAGCTACAGAGAAATATCCCTTCCTGCTCAGGCGTACTCCGTATGGTGTAAGCGGCGCCGGGGCCCCGGATAAAGGCGCTTATGTGAAAGACCTGGCCGATGACGGTTACATCTTTGTATACCAGGACATCCGTGGCCGCTACAAAAGCGAAGGTAAGTTTGAAATGCAGCGCTTCAGCCGCAATAAGAAAGATCCCAAAGCCATTGATGAAAGCACCGACACCTACGACACCTTCGAATGGCTGCTAAAGAACATACCCAACAACAATGGCAAAGCTGGCATGTATGGTATTTCCTATGATGGATGGACAACCATGCAGGGGGCTATTGACCCCCATCCTGCCCTCATAGCTGTATCAGAACAAGCCACCCCTTCCGATATGTGGCTGGGTGACGACTTCCATCACAATGGAGCCTTCCGGCTCAGCTATGGCTTTGAATATGCCTTCATGGAAGAAGCTGCCAAAACCGACAGCCTGTTCGCATTCGGCATGCATGACCTCTACGACTGGTACCTGCAATTGGGCTCCCTGGCTAATGTCAACAAAAAGTATTTCCATAACCATATTCCCACCTGGAATGATTTTGCCAGCCATCCCCATTATGATGCTTTCTGGCAAAAACAATCATTGGCTTACCGGCTCGATTCGCCGCGCGTGTACACCATGCATGTGGCCGGCTGGTGGGACCAGGAAGATTTTTATGGTCCGCAAAAAGCCTATGAAGTACTGGAGAAAAAAGACAGAAGTCACAAGAACTATATTGTAGCTGGCCCCTGGAATCACGGAGGCTGGGCAGGCGGCCCCGGCAATACCCTCGGCAATATCAACTTCGACAAAGAGACCGGCCCTACCTTCCGCAAAGACATCCAGGCCCGCTGGTTTGCTTACCACCTCAAAGGAAAAGGAGATGGCAATTTTGCAGAAGCTATCACATTCCAGACCGGCTCCAATGTGTGGAAGAACTATACCAGTTGGCCACCGGCAGAAGCTGTGAAACAAAACCTCTATTTCCATCCCAACGGACAGCTTTCTTTCGACAAGCCATCGGCCCCGAAAGCATTTGACAGCTATGTGTCTGATCCCGCCCATCCCGTACCTTATCGCTCAAGACCAATAGAGCAAACCTATGGCCCCGGTTCACGCTGGCGCACCTGGCTTACCGAAGACCAGCGCTTTGTGCACAATCGTCCCGATGTATTGAGCTGGCAAACGGATGTATTACAGGAAGACATGGCCATCACTGGTCAGTTATGGGCCAGATTGTTTGCTGCTACTACTGGCAGCGATGTAGACTGGGTGGTGAAATTGATTGATGTATATCCTGCTGAATATCCCCAGGATCGTAAAATGGGAGGCTATCAGTTCATGGTGTCCAACGATGTATTCCGTGGCCGTTACCGCAAAAGCTTTGAGCACCCGGAACCCATCGTCCCCAACAAAGTCGAGACCTATAATATCGACCTGCACACCATCAACCATGTATTCAAGAAAGGGCACCGCATCATGGTGCAGGTACAAAGCAGCTGGTTTCCCATCATCGACCGCAACCCACAAAAATATGTGCCTAATATTTTTGAGGCCAAAGAAACAGATTTTCAGGCGGCTACCCATTCCATTTACCGCTCGGCACAGTTCCCTTCACACATTGAACTATCAGTGATGAAGTAA